TAGTCAGGAAGCCAAGCCTTCTTCATTTGCACACTTATTAGGAGATATGTTGTTGCCCTAGTCCATGGAAGGGCAGAGTTCCAAGCCTTTGGAGAGCATTCTGGATGACACGAAGGGACATATCATTCACGTAAGCTATAGTTTGTTTACTCTTCTTAATTTTTAGTGTCATTCTATGTCTGTAACTCATTTTCTTTCTTGTCTTTTAATTTCTTAGGCTCTTCAAAATGCATTGGTTGCATATGAGGCGTATACTGTTGAGGCCAAGAAGTTTAAGGCGCTCGAGGAGGAGCATAAGGAGTGTCCTATCAAATTAAAGGCTGCTATAGACCGGGCGTCCGAGAATATAAAGACTGCTACTGACATTCAAGAGAAGTTTGACGAGTTTGCTACAAATGT
The sequence above is drawn from the Apium graveolens cultivar Ventura chromosome 2, ASM990537v1, whole genome shotgun sequence genome and encodes:
- the LOC141702957 gene encoding uncharacterized protein LOC141702957; its protein translation is MEGQSSKPLESILDDTKGHIIHALQNALVAYEAYTVEAKKFKALEEEHKECPIKLKAAIDRASENIKTATDIQEKFDEFATNVQSLETKMKGETDKVVTQHVMKTRVEMMLEYSRGEWKNWDVIGTVKIYNYKYPDDAFPVLPPADVAVKEGGEKSAKDLDVIGK